A section of the Nitrospirota bacterium genome encodes:
- a CDS encoding M48 family metallopeptidase: MREAQQPAGTSGGATLSTSLLIILCLYLLKEAFEYALQYLNLRHVQQKGAVVPPEFAGALDADLLRRTQDYTADKTRFGFVSSLFGMIVTIALVFGGLLDRYNSWIVSLDLSFIASGWLFFLLLSYAGELLSIPFSLYSTFRIENKYGFNTTTPRLWLSDFVKSLLLSTIMLSLVLFAGFWLIQWSPQFWWFWVWAFLFFFSIFIMYLSPYIIEPLFNKFTPVEDESLREQIRQLAGKAGIHASRILKIDASKRSRHTNAYFTGIGRTKRIVLYDTLLSGMSHDEVLSVLAHEIGHWKRRHLLKMIVALEFFSFLGLYLACRLVQGDLLTGLFSISHETLPVKLLLLAFLAGIVLLPLKPAAAFVSRKHEREADRASYELTGDARSMIDVLVNLSKENLSNLYPHPLYAAIYYSHPPVLERIRYLEEMQKNGA, from the coding sequence CTGCGGGAAGCGCAGCAGCCTGCCGGCACTTCAGGAGGAGCGACGCTGAGCACTTCGTTACTCATCATTCTTTGCCTCTACCTCCTCAAAGAGGCCTTCGAGTACGCTCTTCAGTATCTCAATCTAAGGCATGTGCAGCAGAAGGGGGCTGTCGTGCCGCCGGAATTCGCCGGAGCTCTCGATGCCGATCTTCTGCGAAGGACACAGGACTACACTGCGGATAAAACACGCTTCGGGTTCGTCTCGTCGCTCTTCGGGATGATCGTCACGATCGCGCTCGTCTTCGGGGGGCTGCTGGACCGGTACAACTCGTGGATCGTCTCCCTCGACCTCTCGTTCATCGCCTCGGGATGGCTCTTCTTCCTGCTCCTCTCGTATGCCGGGGAGCTGCTGTCCATACCCTTCAGCCTTTACAGCACCTTCAGGATCGAGAATAAATACGGCTTCAACACCACGACGCCGCGGCTCTGGCTCTCCGACTTCGTGAAGTCGCTGCTGCTCTCGACGATCATGCTCTCCCTGGTGCTCTTCGCGGGGTTCTGGCTTATTCAATGGAGCCCGCAGTTCTGGTGGTTCTGGGTCTGGGCGTTTCTGTTCTTCTTCAGCATCTTCATCATGTATCTGTCGCCGTATATCATCGAACCGCTTTTCAACAAATTCACCCCGGTCGAGGACGAATCCCTCAGGGAGCAGATCAGGCAGCTCGCCGGAAAGGCCGGCATCCATGCGAGCAGGATACTGAAGATCGACGCATCGAAGCGGAGCAGGCACACCAACGCCTACTTTACCGGCATCGGCAGGACCAAGCGGATCGTCCTCTACGATACGCTCCTCTCCGGCATGAGCCACGACGAGGTCCTCTCGGTGCTCGCCCACGAGATCGGTCACTGGAAGAGAAGGCATCTGCTGAAGATGATCGTCGCCCTCGAATTTTTTTCATTTCTCGGCCTTTATCTCGCCTGCAGGCTGGTGCAGGGGGACCTGCTCACCGGGCTCTTCTCCATCAGCCATGAGACGCTGCCGGTAAAGCTCCTCCTCCTCGCCTTTCTCGCGGGTATCGTCCTGCTGCCCTTGAAACCCGCCGCTGCCTTTGTCAGCAGGAAGCACGAACGTGAGGCGGACCGCGCCTCCTATGAGCTCACCGGGGACGCCCGCAGCATGATCGATGTGCTCGTGAACCTCTCGAAGGAAAATCTTTCCAATCTCTACCCCCATCCCCTGTATGCCGCGATCTACTATTCGCATCCCCCGGTGCTGGAGCGGATACGGTATCTCGAAGAGATGCAAAAGAATGGAGCGTGA
- a CDS encoding histone deacetylase → MGGVGFIYDEIFLKHEPPPWHPERKDRITRIAGTLKESPLWERLVHVRPRRAEIADIARVHTAEHIERIMACGEASLDEDTYTSRDSLDAALHAAGGLMEAVDRCRKGDIARAFCAVRPPGHHAEAHCAMGFCLFNNIAVAARYAQTVGYERVFIIDFDAHHGNGTQHIFEEDDSVYYFSTHQYPYYPATGKDMERGRGKGEGYTYNIQILTGSGDKDYLYVYQDILPGLVKRFAPDIVLVSAGYDIHVDDPFADIRVTGEGIRGIVRSILASAGCPMVFALEGGYNLEALAGSVRITIEEMLGEES, encoded by the coding sequence ATGGGAGGCGTCGGCTTCATATACGATGAGATATTCCTCAAACACGAGCCTCCTCCCTGGCATCCCGAACGAAAAGACCGTATCACCCGCATTGCCGGCACCCTGAAAGAGAGCCCGCTCTGGGAGCGGCTCGTGCACGTGAGACCGCGGAGGGCCGAGATCGCCGATATCGCCCGTGTCCACACCGCCGAGCATATCGAGCGCATCATGGCCTGCGGCGAAGCCAGCCTCGACGAAGATACCTATACCTCCCGCGACAGTCTCGATGCCGCGCTGCATGCTGCCGGCGGTCTCATGGAGGCGGTGGACCGCTGCAGAAAGGGCGATATCGCAAGGGCCTTTTGCGCGGTGCGTCCGCCGGGCCACCATGCCGAGGCCCATTGCGCCATGGGCTTCTGCCTGTTCAACAATATCGCCGTCGCAGCCCGGTATGCCCAGACCGTCGGCTATGAGCGGGTATTCATCATCGACTTCGACGCGCACCACGGCAACGGCACGCAGCATATCTTCGAAGAGGACGATTCGGTCTACTATTTCAGTACGCACCAGTATCCCTACTACCCCGCGACCGGAAAGGACATGGAGCGGGGCAGGGGAAAAGGGGAGGGATACACCTATAATATCCAGATCCTGACCGGCTCCGGCGACAAGGACTACCTCTATGTTTACCAGGATATTCTTCCCGGCCTCGTAAAGCGCTTCGCCCCGGACATCGTCCTCGTCTCCGCAGGGTACGATATCCATGTGGACGACCCCTTTGCCGACATCAGGGTGACGGGGGAAGGGATTCGCGGCATCGTACGGAGCATTCTCGCCAGCGCCGGCTGCCCGATGGTCTTTGCCCTCGAAGGGGGATATAACCTTGAGGCGCTCGCCGGGTCGGTGCGGATTACTATCGAGGAGATGCTCGGTGAAGAGAGTTGA
- a CDS encoding bifunctional acetate--CoA ligase family protein/GNAT family N-acetyltransferase — protein MSIKNLDVFFSPKRVAVIGASEDPGSIGHLILRNMVGKGFRGVVYPVTPAAEAVQGIEAYRTVTAIPHRVDLAIIANPPEAMLKTLEECGQGGVKGVSIISPDFEVRGQNQQEIEAKIKELSLKYDFRVLGPNTLGFIRPSSGLNASLFPKMPQRGNIALISQSATLATALIDRGVGKNVGFSYIVSLGSKLDLGFSDLIDFLGVDTETKAIILYLEHIKRGRKFMTAVRSFARSKPIVVVKSGKFDISAQVALTHSGFLAGEDAVYDAAFKRAGTVRVDEILDLFYITETLSKQKRPKGKRLAVITNAGAPAVLAVDALVRLGGELARLSSDTLENLQQSLPPTKELRNPINLFTSASPSDYRTAVKSCLKDKGIDGILVLHVPYFGARPGETAEAVVAALREHPFVPVPLFTVWMGDEEVFAARDYLNDKGIPTFVTPEQAVRSFIYMYRYDYNLQLLQETPEAILKDFAPDSQKALDIFRRASGDDRSVLTLHEVKEILQAYGIPVVATERAQSEGEAVLVAEKIGYPVVLKIDSEKIFHKLEVGGVILSLRGEESVRAAFRRLKEIAAANGAPDAHVLIQPMVIKHGYELFIGAKKDPTFGSVIVFGTGGELLEAVEDYAVGLPPLNQTLARRMMEDTRIYRHLQGLEPYRESLRLVEEMLVRFSHLIVDFPCMKEIDINPFMVTPREGFVLDAGILLEDRVVEECARARGEDLCPPHLSICPYPFKYVKEIAVEDGNSAIVRPIRSEDEPLIYDLFKSLSDETIVFRFGQHLTDMPHEKLVRYCQIDYERELAFVAVIRGDHGRERVIADVRVLKMPDLETAELAVLVTDEWQGHGLGTTLLDYCISVAREVGVKTLWMEILPHNTRMLHLAKICGFKRTYADEDMVKVSRGI, from the coding sequence ATGTCGATCAAAAACCTCGATGTCTTTTTCAGTCCCAAAAGGGTCGCCGTCATAGGCGCCAGCGAGGACCCCGGCTCCATCGGTCACCTCATCCTCAGGAACATGGTCGGTAAAGGGTTCAGGGGGGTCGTCTACCCGGTAACCCCCGCAGCCGAAGCGGTACAGGGAATAGAGGCCTATAGGACGGTTACCGCAATCCCCCACCGCGTCGACCTCGCCATTATCGCCAATCCTCCTGAAGCCATGCTGAAGACCCTCGAAGAGTGCGGCCAGGGCGGCGTCAAAGGCGTCTCGATCATCTCTCCTGACTTCGAGGTGAGGGGGCAGAACCAGCAGGAGATCGAGGCGAAGATAAAGGAGCTCTCGCTGAAGTACGACTTCCGGGTCCTCGGGCCGAATACCCTCGGCTTCATCAGGCCGAGCAGCGGCCTGAATGCCAGCCTCTTCCCGAAGATGCCCCAGCGCGGCAACATCGCCCTCATCTCCCAGAGCGCCACGCTCGCGACCGCACTCATCGACCGCGGGGTCGGCAAGAACGTGGGATTCAGTTATATCGTTTCACTGGGGTCGAAGCTCGACCTCGGCTTTTCGGACCTCATCGACTTCCTCGGCGTCGATACCGAGACCAAGGCAATCATTCTCTACCTCGAGCACATCAAGCGGGGGCGCAAGTTCATGACCGCCGTAAGGAGCTTTGCCCGGAGCAAGCCGATCGTTGTCGTCAAATCAGGAAAGTTCGATATCTCGGCCCAGGTCGCCCTCACCCATTCGGGGTTCCTCGCGGGCGAGGACGCGGTCTATGATGCCGCCTTCAAACGGGCGGGCACGGTGCGGGTGGACGAGATCCTCGACCTCTTCTATATAACCGAGACCCTCTCGAAGCAGAAGCGGCCCAAGGGCAAGCGGCTCGCTGTCATCACCAATGCAGGCGCTCCGGCGGTCCTCGCGGTCGATGCCCTGGTCCGTCTCGGCGGGGAGCTGGCGCGGCTCAGCAGCGATACGCTCGAGAACCTGCAGCAGAGCCTGCCGCCGACAAAGGAGCTGCGCAACCCGATCAACCTCTTCACCAGCGCCTCGCCGTCAGACTACCGCACCGCGGTGAAGAGCTGCCTCAAGGACAAGGGGATCGACGGCATCCTGGTGCTCCATGTCCCCTACTTCGGGGCGAGGCCCGGCGAAACAGCCGAGGCGGTCGTGGCAGCGCTCCGGGAGCATCCTTTTGTTCCCGTTCCGCTGTTTACCGTCTGGATGGGGGACGAGGAGGTCTTCGCTGCCCGGGACTACCTGAACGACAAGGGCATACCCACCTTCGTCACTCCCGAACAGGCCGTACGGAGCTTCATCTACATGTACCGTTACGATTACAATCTCCAGCTCCTCCAGGAGACCCCCGAGGCCATTCTCAAGGACTTCGCGCCCGACTCGCAGAAGGCGCTCGATATCTTCAGGCGGGCGTCGGGAGACGACCGGTCGGTGCTCACGCTCCACGAAGTCAAAGAGATCCTCCAGGCCTACGGCATCCCCGTGGTCGCTACCGAGCGGGCGCAGAGCGAGGGCGAGGCCGTACTCGTCGCCGAGAAGATCGGCTATCCGGTGGTGTTGAAGATCGACTCGGAGAAGATCTTCCATAAGCTCGAAGTGGGAGGGGTCATCCTGAGCCTCAGGGGCGAGGAGTCGGTCAGGGCCGCCTTCAGGAGGCTCAAGGAGATCGCCGCTGCCAACGGCGCTCCCGATGCGCATGTGCTCATTCAACCGATGGTCATCAAGCATGGCTACGAGCTCTTCATCGGCGCAAAGAAAGACCCCACTTTCGGCTCGGTGATCGTCTTCGGCACGGGCGGCGAGCTCCTCGAAGCGGTCGAAGATTACGCGGTGGGACTGCCGCCGCTCAACCAGACGCTGGCGCGGCGCATGATGGAAGACACCAGGATATATCGCCACCTCCAGGGCCTCGAGCCCTACCGGGAGTCGCTCCGGCTCGTGGAGGAGATGCTCGTGCGCTTCTCCCATCTCATCGTGGATTTCCCCTGCATGAAAGAGATCGATATCAATCCCTTCATGGTCACGCCCCGCGAGGGCTTCGTGCTCGATGCGGGAATCCTGCTCGAAGACCGAGTAGTCGAGGAGTGCGCCCGTGCGCGCGGAGAAGACCTCTGCCCTCCCCACCTCTCGATCTGCCCCTACCCCTTCAAATACGTCAAAGAGATCGCGGTCGAGGACGGCAATTCGGCGATCGTGCGTCCAATCCGCTCGGAAGACGAACCGCTCATCTACGACCTTTTCAAGTCCCTCTCCGATGAGACGATCGTCTTCCGCTTCGGCCAGCACCTCACCGATATGCCGCACGAAAAGCTCGTCCGGTACTGCCAGATCGACTACGAGCGGGAACTCGCCTTTGTTGCGGTCATCAGGGGAGACCATGGCCGCGAGCGGGTCATCGCCGATGTGCGGGTGCTCAAGATGCCGGACCTCGAGACCGCCGAACTGGCGGTGCTCGTCACGGACGAGTGGCAGGGCCACGGGCTCGGCACCACGCTGCTCGATTACTGCATCAGCGTCGCCCGGGAGGTGGGGGTGAAGACGCTCTGGATGGAGATCCTTCCGCACAACACGAGGATGCTCCACCTCGCCAAGATCTGCGGCTTCAAACGGACCTATGCCGACGAGGACATGGTGAAGGTTTCGCGCGGGATATAG
- a CDS encoding chemotaxis protein CheW codes for MELQKSKSELILDELKRRKTREKVIEVEEETLKAVIFSLLSELYAFKGPEVKEILPLVPVYYVPGSPDFIPGVINVRGDIESVINMNRLLGLPDSDPSVSNRIVIADSGAVRSGIIVDSVEDVIDIPASSIKPPIATLPAAIKDYIVGELMYRGRNVTVLDVGRLFGRLGSPAPAGRGA; via the coding sequence ATGGAGCTGCAGAAAAGCAAGAGTGAGCTTATCCTCGATGAGCTGAAACGGCGCAAGACAAGAGAAAAGGTCATCGAGGTAGAAGAGGAAACCCTCAAGGCGGTGATTTTCTCTCTCCTGAGCGAGTTATACGCCTTCAAGGGCCCCGAAGTAAAAGAGATACTGCCGCTCGTGCCGGTATATTATGTCCCCGGCTCGCCCGACTTCATCCCCGGCGTGATCAATGTCAGGGGAGACATCGAATCGGTGATCAACATGAACAGGCTCCTCGGGCTCCCGGACTCGGATCCCTCGGTGAGCAACCGCATCGTGATCGCCGACAGCGGCGCCGTACGATCCGGCATCATCGTGGACTCTGTCGAGGACGTGATCGACATTCCCGCGAGCTCCATCAAGCCTCCGATAGCGACATTACCTGCGGCGATCAAGGACTATATCGTCGGAGAGCTGATGTACCGGGGAAGAAACGTGACGGTCCTCGATGTCGGAAGACTGTTCGGCAGGCTCGGCTCCCCCGCTCCCGCGGGGAGAGGCGCATGA
- a CDS encoding methyl-accepting chemotaxis protein, translated as MVRRFYNMGLRRKLTLIFGSLIFTVVVGVAAGQWSFLTVQVGGKEYQGIDLKRETIDEIARILININLLRGTAYAHLEDSDTGVKHAMLQRIAATDSLFQSISMKVAPPAKGGERYCGSCHSAGVAVASGISGAQRAWDAYKPLLRETIIPGLGTDRSRSMKEVMGTRLETHHEELMTNLSSSLDLMRGVFPLAVKRMTKEADAIRLGFLVGGVMTIGFLVALTLFLSSLIVSPVVAISDRATKMAEGDFTAGSEIPCKGEDEIGSMARSFVQMTGKVRDFVVTAKEGILTLSSTSEQLSVTTGHLSSKMEEERNQMNQIARSITEMSRSIVELANSSSRVAELSDESSTVAEGGKDISKYTLTKVSSLADIIKDTAATIEELGGSSQEIGDIVSVITDIADQTNLLALNAAIEAARAGEQGRGFAVVADEVRKLAEKTSRATKEITGKVQLIQAESKKSVDTVRKSKAEVESSIALLHGVAQSFGSICTAAKDVTTVAQQMAAATEEQSATSEDIAAHTAGVSQSINQTYGGIEQMRKISTELAHMTESLRAQTSKFRT; from the coding sequence ATGGTTAGGCGGTTCTATAACATGGGGCTGAGGAGAAAGTTGACTCTCATCTTCGGGTCCCTCATCTTCACCGTCGTAGTGGGCGTAGCCGCAGGACAGTGGTCCTTTCTCACGGTTCAGGTGGGAGGCAAGGAGTATCAAGGGATCGACCTTAAACGAGAAACCATTGACGAGATAGCAAGGATATTGATCAATATCAACCTCCTGCGCGGCACTGCCTACGCTCATCTTGAAGACTCCGACACTGGGGTGAAACACGCGATGCTGCAACGGATTGCGGCTACCGATTCCCTCTTCCAGTCGATCAGCATGAAGGTTGCCCCGCCTGCGAAAGGAGGCGAACGGTATTGCGGCTCCTGTCATTCAGCAGGAGTAGCCGTCGCCTCCGGTATCAGCGGTGCGCAAAGAGCATGGGATGCTTATAAGCCTCTTTTGAGGGAAACGATCATACCGGGGCTGGGCACGGACAGGTCGAGGAGCATGAAGGAGGTGATGGGCACCCGTCTTGAAACGCATCACGAGGAGCTGATGACGAATCTCTCCTCCTCGCTGGATCTCATGCGGGGAGTATTCCCCCTTGCGGTGAAGAGAATGACAAAGGAGGCTGACGCTATCAGGCTCGGATTTCTCGTCGGCGGCGTGATGACCATAGGCTTTCTCGTAGCCCTGACACTCTTCCTCTCCTCCCTCATCGTCAGCCCGGTGGTGGCGATTTCGGACAGGGCGACCAAAATGGCTGAAGGCGATTTCACCGCAGGCTCGGAGATACCGTGCAAGGGGGAGGACGAAATAGGGAGCATGGCACGTTCCTTTGTACAGATGACCGGTAAGGTAAGGGACTTTGTGGTAACGGCGAAGGAGGGCATTCTAACCCTCTCCTCTACTTCGGAGCAGCTTTCGGTCACGACAGGTCACCTCTCTTCCAAGATGGAGGAAGAGCGCAATCAGATGAACCAGATAGCGCGCTCTATTACCGAGATGTCCCGGAGCATCGTCGAATTGGCAAACAGCTCATCGAGGGTGGCTGAGCTGTCCGACGAATCATCTACCGTGGCTGAGGGAGGAAAGGACATATCGAAATACACCCTCACCAAAGTCAGCTCCCTCGCCGATATTATCAAAGACACCGCTGCTACCATAGAGGAGCTCGGGGGCAGTTCGCAGGAAATCGGCGATATCGTATCCGTCATTACGGATATCGCCGACCAGACCAATCTCCTGGCGCTGAACGCGGCGATAGAAGCAGCGCGTGCCGGAGAACAGGGGAGAGGATTCGCGGTCGTCGCCGACGAAGTCAGGAAGCTGGCTGAAAAGACTTCGCGCGCAACAAAAGAAATAACCGGGAAAGTACAGCTTATACAAGCGGAGTCGAAAAAGTCGGTGGATACCGTCAGGAAAAGCAAGGCAGAGGTGGAAAGCAGCATAGCTCTCCTCCACGGGGTTGCGCAATCCTTTGGCTCCATATGCACTGCAGCTAAAGACGTCACCACGGTGGCGCAGCAAATGGCGGCGGCAACGGAAGAGCAATCGGCGACCTCCGAGGACATCGCTGCGCACACCGCCGGCGTATCGCAGTCAATAAATCAGACGTACGGCGGGATAGAACAGATGAGGAAGATATCGACGGAGCTTGCGCACATGACAGAAAGCCTCAGGGCCCAGACGAGCAAGTTCAGGACGTGA
- a CDS encoding choice-of-anchor D domain-containing protein, which yields MKRLTWLLIFMFVIAGAGIAHAKSSYMTTFNTTYGISNTVLNTCSVCHTAAPALNPYGTAFKNSGHVYSTIEPLDSDGDGFTTIVEINARTFPGDPASKPASTGGGGAAPHSSLSYTGSAMCLACHQAEANEVHASAHYQWQGAAPYMVNGAPIQGKLHTALNSYCVNILGNFGGCGSCHVGLGALPSATVSQAQLENIDCLICHQKEYKRIKDAASGKYVPDTAKMTITMDQAVQTVHKPNRGTCLQCHARAGGGDNNKRGDIALAHTNTTDRNFDVHMATTGANLTCQACHTTQQHKIAGRGADLRETDLDVKMSCSTATCHPTKLSSTGHVTADVNKHVKKVACQTCHIRTYARDAADTATNESTETVRDWKTPEWSTALNRWEPTIHRANTIKPEYRFWNGTSWGYSLNEVASIDPATGRYPTARPMGGINDAASKLYPFKYKYSIRPYAPGIAKLIALDTKVYFSTGNADAAVKQGLVNMGHSSAEPYTWVEDDTFQLITHEVMPKEQALTCSNCHGSTATQMNLKQMGYVLKGAASSVCSQCHSYKDPARTSFTSLHKKHVTDKKYDCSKCHSFTRSGSTTTPPPTTTNYTVSVSKNGTGSGTVTSSPSGISCGTDCGQAYAQGTIVTLKAAAAAGSTFKGWSGGGCSGTGDCIFTVSANATVTASFDTASTQSGQNIAVKSTAVDYGTVALNTTKEKKIEVKNTGTAPLTVTRVAISGTNASLFSLGSSSTFTVQPGSDYDLKVRFKPATTGRKTATVTVYSNDPDTPALTIAVRGEGVTSR from the coding sequence ATGAAAAGACTTACGTGGCTTTTGATTTTCATGTTCGTTATTGCAGGGGCCGGCATCGCGCATGCCAAGTCGTCGTATATGACGACCTTTAACACCACCTATGGAATATCGAATACGGTTTTGAACACCTGTTCGGTCTGCCACACGGCAGCGCCGGCGCTCAACCCGTATGGCACGGCGTTCAAAAACAGCGGCCATGTCTACAGCACCATCGAGCCGCTCGACTCCGACGGCGACGGCTTCACCACCATCGTCGAGATCAATGCCCGGACCTTCCCGGGCGATCCGGCAAGCAAGCCTGCCTCGACGGGTGGCGGCGGGGCGGCACCGCACTCCTCGCTGTCTTATACGGGATCTGCCATGTGCCTGGCCTGCCACCAGGCAGAGGCGAACGAGGTGCATGCGTCCGCCCACTACCAGTGGCAGGGGGCCGCGCCGTATATGGTCAACGGCGCACCGATCCAGGGAAAGCTCCACACGGCGCTGAACAGCTACTGTGTGAACATCCTGGGCAATTTCGGCGGCTGCGGCAGCTGCCATGTCGGCCTCGGCGCATTGCCCTCGGCCACGGTTTCCCAGGCGCAGCTCGAGAATATCGATTGTCTCATCTGCCACCAGAAGGAGTACAAGAGAATCAAGGATGCGGCGAGCGGCAAATATGTCCCGGATACCGCCAAAATGACCATTACCATGGACCAGGCGGTCCAGACCGTGCACAAGCCCAACCGCGGTACCTGTCTGCAGTGCCATGCGAGGGCGGGCGGCGGGGACAACAACAAGCGCGGCGATATCGCGCTGGCTCACACGAATACCACTGACAGGAACTTCGATGTCCATATGGCGACGACCGGGGCGAATCTTACCTGCCAGGCCTGCCACACTACCCAGCAGCACAAGATAGCGGGCAGGGGCGCCGATCTCAGGGAGACCGACCTCGATGTGAAGATGAGCTGCTCCACCGCGACCTGCCATCCGACGAAGCTCTCTTCGACGGGGCATGTGACGGCTGACGTGAACAAGCATGTGAAAAAGGTGGCCTGCCAGACCTGCCATATCAGGACGTATGCGCGGGATGCGGCCGATACAGCGACGAATGAGTCGACAGAGACGGTCAGGGACTGGAAGACGCCCGAGTGGAGCACTGCGCTCAATCGGTGGGAGCCTACGATCCACCGCGCCAACACTATCAAACCCGAGTATCGGTTCTGGAACGGGACGAGCTGGGGCTACAGCCTCAACGAAGTCGCCTCGATCGACCCTGCTACGGGAAGGTACCCGACCGCGAGGCCCATGGGCGGCATCAATGACGCCGCCAGCAAGCTCTACCCGTTTAAATACAAATATTCCATCAGGCCCTATGCACCGGGCATCGCAAAGCTGATCGCGCTGGATACAAAAGTGTACTTCTCGACCGGCAATGCGGACGCAGCAGTGAAGCAGGGACTGGTGAATATGGGACACAGCAGTGCCGAGCCCTACACATGGGTAGAGGATGACACCTTCCAGCTTATTACCCATGAGGTGATGCCCAAGGAGCAGGCCCTGACCTGCAGCAACTGCCACGGCTCTACTGCTACCCAGATGAACCTGAAGCAGATGGGGTATGTGCTGAAGGGCGCTGCTTCATCGGTCTGCTCGCAGTGCCACTCGTACAAGGACCCTGCGAGGACGAGCTTCACCTCGCTGCACAAGAAGCATGTTACCGACAAGAAGTATGACTGCTCGAAGTGCCATAGCTTCACCAGAAGCGGCAGCACGACCACGCCTCCGCCGACCACAACCAATTACACCGTCTCCGTCTCGAAGAACGGGACGGGAAGCGGTACGGTGACGAGCAGTCCCTCCGGCATCTCCTGCGGCACGGACTGCGGACAGGCGTATGCCCAGGGGACCATCGTTACCCTCAAGGCTGCTGCTGCGGCGGGCTCGACCTTCAAAGGCTGGAGCGGCGGAGGGTGCTCGGGAACGGGCGACTGCATCTTTACCGTGAGCGCCAACGCGACCGTGACCGCTTCGTTCGATACGGCGAGCACGCAGAGCGGCCAGAACATTGCGGTCAAGTCGACTGCGGTTGATTACGGCACGGTGGCGCTGAACACCACGAAAGAGAAGAAGATAGAGGTGAAGAACACCGGGACCGCCCCGCTTACAGTGACCAGGGTCGCGATCTCCGGCACGAACGCCTCCCTTTTCAGCCTGGGGAGCAGCTCCACCTTTACGGTGCAGCCGGGTTCCGATTACGACCTCAAGGTGAGGTTCAAACCTGCCACGACGGGCAGGAAGACGGCCACGGTCACCGTTTATTCCAATGACCCCGATACGCCGGCGCTTACGATCGCCGTTCGTGGAGAGGGCGTGACCTCGCGGTAA